The genomic interval AGGCGTCGGCCGAGACCCATGCTGCCGAACAATCCCGTGGCCACCACGTCGGAGACGCGGAGCGGGAAATCAAAATCGATGCGTGTCTGCTGGGGGACGTACCCGATGCGCGCACGCTGCGCGCCGAGTTCGTCGGGCGCCAGTCCGAAGACGCGCACCTCGCCCGCGAAGGGGCGCAGCAGTCCGAGTATAGTCTTGACCAGAGTGGTCTTGCCCGAACCGTTGGGACCGATGATGCCGCAAAATGCGCCGCGCTCGACATCGAAGGTCACATCCTCCACAGCGCGACGGCCCTGATACAGCACCGTCACCGCGCGAAGCGAGACGTCGATGTCGCCGCTGCCCGTCATCGCATCACGTCCGCCATGCGCCGCACATTCGTCCGCAGCCACTCCTCGTACGTCGCGCCGAAGTCCGGACTCCCAACGGGATCGAGCAACACCACGCGCGCGCCCGATTCCTGCGCAAGCGCGTCGGCCGCCTTGGTCGACGAGACGGTCTCCGCTAAGATCACACCCGCGCCGCTGCGCGCCATGACACGGAGCAGTTCCGCCAGTTCCTTCGGAGTCGCTTCGCGTCCGGGCGAACGCTCGATCAATCCTTCCTGCGTCAGCCCGTAGCGAAACGCGAAATATTCCCACGAGGCGTGCTGTGCGATATAGCCGCGCATGCGCCAGCCGGCGGTCTCGCGCGCGATCTCCCGGTCGAGTTCGCGGAGCGATGTGATGAAGCGCGCGGCATTGTCGTTGTATTCCACGGCGTGTGACGGATCGACACGTATCAACGCCGTGCGCACACGCTGTGCGGCCTCGATCATGCGCACGGGATCGAGCCAGAAGTGCGGA from Ignavibacteriota bacterium carries:
- a CDS encoding zinc ABC transporter substrate-binding protein is translated as MTHHRSTRALIFFAAMCLLACGCNPEKSAKQSALRVVTSITPLGHLVRAIGGKRVDVVVVVPPGSNPHTFDLTPEVLRNTRDARLLVQVGAGFEYWSDKLRANIHSDHFEIVSMLEPAMPWRIDGREAPRVAASESEGDDVHENPHFWLDPVRMIEAAQRVRTALIRVDPSHAVEYNDNAARFITSLRELDREIARETAGWRMRGYIAQHASWEYFAFRYGLTQEGLIERSPGREATPKELAELLRVMARSGAGVILAETVSSTKAADALAQESGARVVLLDPVGSPDFGATYEEWLRTNVRRMADVMR